The sequence CCTCAGGGTGACCGTCGACCCGGTCACCCGCGAGGACCTGATGGGGCGGGGCGGCCGGGGCGAGCCCACCGCGACCGTCGCCGCCCGGGTGCGGGAGGCCCGGGAGCGTGCGGCCGAGCGGCTGGCGGGCACGCCCTGGACGACCAACAGCGAGGTGCCGGGACACGAGCTGCGGACCCGGCTGGCCGCGGCCCCGGGCGCGCTGATGGTGGCCGAGCGGGACATGGAGCGCGGGCTGCTCACCGCGCGGGGCCTGGACCGCGTGCTGCGGGTGGCGTGGACGGTCGCGGACCTGCGCGGCGCCGCCCGCCCGGACGCCTCGGACGTCGTGGCGGCCCTGGAACTGCGCAGCGGCATCCCGCGCGGGGCCGCACTGGGGGTGGGGGCGGCATGACGGACCGCGGGGGAGCCGGGCTCGTGTACGGCGCGGACGCGGGAGCGGCCGGGGGTGCGGGCGAGCCGGAGCGGCTGGCGCGGGCGGCGCTGACCCGGGTGCTGGAGCCGGGCGACGAGCGGGGCGGGCGGTGGCTGCGGGAATGCGGGGCGGTGGAGCTGTGGCGGCGGATCAGGGACCCGGCCGGTGAGGCGGAGCGGCTGAGCGGCATGACGGTCAGGCGGCTGGCCGGATACCGGCTCCGGGCCGCCGGGGCCGCCCCGGAGCGGGACCTGGCGGCGGTCGCGGCGGTGGGTGGGCGCTTCGTCTGCCCCGGGGACCGCGAGTGGCCGACCCAGCTCGACGACCTGGGGGACGCGAGGCCGACCGGGCTCTGGGTGCGGGGCGGGCCCGACCTGCGGCTCTGGGCGCTGCGCTCCGTCGCGGTGGTCGGCGCCCGCGCCTGCACGCCGTACGGGGCGCACATGGCGACGACGCTGGGCGCGGGGCTCGCGGAGCGGGGGTGGGTGGTCGTCTCGGGCGCCGCCTTCGGGGTGGACGGGGCCGCGCACCGGGGCGCGCTGGCCGCAGGGGGCGCGACCGTGGCGGTGCTGGCGTGCGGGGTGGACGTGCCCTACCCGCGCGGACATGCCGAGCTGATCGGGCGGGTGGCCGGACAGGGGCTCGTCATCGGTGAACTGCCGCCGTCCGAGCACCCCACGCGCAGCAGGTTCATCCTCCGGAACAGGGTGATCGCCGCGTTGACGCGGGGGACAGTGGTCGTGGAGGCGGAGTACCGCAGCGGCTCCCTGGTCACCGCGCGCGTCGCGCAGCGGCTCGGGCGTTTCACCATGGGGGTTCCGGGGCCAGCGACCAGTGGTCTGTCGGCCGGTGTCCACGAACTGCTGCGCGGGGACGGCGTGCTGGTGACGGATGCCGCCGAAGTGGCCGAACTGGTGGGGGACATGGGTGATCTGGCGCCGTCCAGAAGGGGGCCGGTGCTGGCCCGGGACCTTCTCGACGCCGTCGCCGGGAGGGTGCTCGACGCCCTGCCGGCCCGTACCGCCGTCGACGCCAGGGAGGTGGCGCGCGCGGCCGGCACGAGCGCCGACGAGGCCCTCGGCAAGCTGTACGAACTGCACTCACTGGGATTCGTCGAACGCGAGGCCGAGGGATGGAGGTTGACGCGACGGCCGACTTGCGGGGGCGACGCGCGGCGAGGCGGTTCTTGACCTGGGGCATTCGGGTGAAAAGGTGATGCCGATGACCTCGGCGGACGCTTCGACGGCGGCTCCGGGGCCGGTGCCTGCGGCGACGGCCCCGGGGGCCGGACGTGTTCGCACCCCGAGGGGCTGTCATGTCCGCGGCCGGGTCGCGCGTCATGTCCGAACGCCCGGGAGCGCACGGTCCCCATCCTCTATCCTGCGCGCACCGCGACAACTCAGTCACGCTACGCTCACAAGGATTCCGCCCCAGAGACAAGTCCCAGTACTTCACGGCAGAACGGCTCAAGGCACCACATGCCCCAGCACACCTCCGGGTCTGACCGCGCGGCAGTTCCACCGGCTGCGCGTGGCACTGTGCGCCCTCCCGCCCCGTCCTCGCTCGACGAGTTGTGGCGTTCGTACAAGACGACGGGCGACGGGCGGCTGCGGGAGCAGCTGATCCTGCACTACTCGCCCCTGGTGAAGTACGTCGCCGGGCGGGTGAGCGTGGGGCTGCCGTCCAACGTCGAGCAGGCGGACTTCGTCTCCTCCGGGGTGTTCGGGCTGATCGACGCGATCGAGAAGTTCGACATCGAGCGGGCCATCAAGTTCGAGACGTACGCGATCACCCGGATCCGCGGCGCGATGATCGACGAACTCCGGGCGCTGGACTGGATCCCGCGCTCCGTGCGGCAGAAGGCGCGCGCCGTGGAACGCGCCTACGCCACGCTGGAGGCCCAGCTTCGCCGTACCCCGTCCGAGGCGGAGGTCGCGGCGGAGATGGAGGTCACGCTCGACGAACTGCACGCTGTTTTCAGCCAGTTGTCCCTGGCCAACGTGGTCGCGCTGGAGGAGCTGCTCCATGTGGGCGGTGAGGGCGGCGACCGGCTGAGTCTGATGGACACGCTGGAGGACACCGCTGCCGACGATCCGGTGGAGGTGGCGGAGGACCGGGAGCTGAGACGGCTCCTCGCCCGCGCGATCAACACCCTCCCCGACCGCGAGAAGACGGTCGTCACGCTCTACTACTACGAAGGTCTGACCCTCGCCGAGATCGGCAATGTCCTCGGGGTCACCGAGAGCAGGGTCAGCCAGATCCACACCAAGTCGGTACTCCAGCTCCGGGCGAAGCTGGCGGACGCCGGCCGCTGAGGCCCGCGAACGGGCCGGGGTGGTGGGGCGCGCCTGCGGGCCGGGGTGGTGGGGCCCTGCGGCACGCCCTGCCTTCGGGGCTTCGCGTCGGCCTGCCCCCCCCGCCCCCCGGCCCACCTCGCGGGCCCGGCCGTCGAGCGCGCCGGTTCGGCCACCTCGGGGCCGCGCGCGTTCCCTGCGGCGGCCGTCGCCGTAGAGTGGAGGCGTGCCCAGGATTCGAGCGGCCTCCGTGGCCGAGCACCGGACCATGCAGCGCGGCGCCCTCCTGGACGCAGCGCGCTCCCTGCTGTCCGAAGGGGGCACGGAAGCGCTGACCTTCCCCGCCCTCGCCGAACGCACCGGCCTCGCCCGGTCCTCCGTCTACGAGTACTTCCGCTCCCGCGCCGCCGTCGTCGAGGAGCTGTGCGCCGTCGACTTCCCCGTCTGGGCGGCCGAGGTGGAGAGCGCGATGGAGCGAGCGGGGGCGCCCGAGGAGAAGATCGAGGCGTACGTCCGGTGCCAGCTCGACCTCGTCGGGGACCGGCGCCACCGGGCCGTGGTCGCGATCTCCGCCAGTGAGCTGGACGCGGGCGCCCGCGAGAAGATCCGGGCGGCCCACGGCGGGCTGATCGCCATGATCGTGGAGGCGCTCGGCGACCTCGGCCATGAGGAGCCCCGCCTCGCGGCCATGCTGCTGCAGGGTTCCGTGGACGCGGCGGTCCGGCGCATCGAGCTGAGCGTGGCGGAGGAGCCGGGCATCATCGCCGACACCGCCGTGGCCATGATCCTCGACGGCGTCCGGGGCGCGGGCGCCCGCACCCGGGACTGACCCCGGGCCCGCCGCCACGGCACGGCGAGGACCACCAGCACGGCGGGCGCGCCGTCACCGCGCACGGCCGGGGCCCGCGCCCCGGCCGCCTCCCCGACCGCCCCCGCCTCCGGCGCATCCGGCAGCGGCACCCCGAACACCGGCAGCAGACGCGACGGGCCGCGCCGCAGCAACGACGGCGGCAGCAGCGACAACGGGTCCAGGTACGTGTCCCCCCGGCGCAGCCCCCAGTGCAGGCAGCCCGCCGCGCAGTGGGACGGCGACGCCTCCAGCACGGCCACCGCCTGCCCCGCCGTGACCTCGTCGCCCTTCGCGACAAGCGGGCGCACCGGCTCGTAGGTGGTCCGCAGCGGCGGGTCACCCGTCCCGGCGAGCTCGACCGAGACCACCCCGCGCCCGGCGACCTCGCCCGCGAACGAGACCCGGCCCGCCGCGGCGGCCAGCACCTCGGCGCCCGGCGCGGCGGCCAGGTCCACCCCCCGGTGCCCCGGCCCGTACGGACCGGCGGGCGGCTCCCATCCCCGTACCACCGAGGGACGCCCGGTCAGGGGCCAGACACGTTCGCCGGCGGCCGCCGCGAAGGCGGCGCCCGGCCCTCCGCCCCAGACCACCAGCGCGGCGAGGACGACGGCCGAGGGCAGCCACCACCGCGCCCGGTCGGATGTGATTCGCATGGCAGCAGCGTCCCCCGGCGACCGGAATCCCGGGGATCACGCCCCGGATCTGTGGACCACCCGCCGGTTGTGGACAGCGCCGTCACCCGGGACCCGGACGGTCCCGTACACTTCTTCAGGCGACCCGGGTCACCGGGTCGACTTCGCACGCCCCGCCACCACCCGCTCAGCGGAGGTGGCCGCGCCCCTCGGTCCCTCGTGGCACGGCGCGCCGGGGCGTCAGGCGCGACAGCAAACCTGCTGGCGCGATAACCGAGCACCTCAAGGAGTACGGCCATGGCCGTCGTCACGATGCGGGAGCTGCTGGAAAGCGGCGTCCACTTCGGTCACCAGACCCGTCGCTGGAACCCGAAGATGAAGCGCTTCATCTTCACCGAGCGCAACGGCATCTACATCATCGACCTGCTCCAGTCGCTGTCGTACATCGACCGCGCCTACGAGTTCGTCAAGGAGACCGTCGCGCACGGCGGCTCCATCATGTTCGTGGGTACGAAGAAGCAGGCCCAGGAGGCCATCGCCGAGCAGGCGACGCGCGTCGGCATGCCGTACGTCAACCAGCGTTGGCTCGGTGGCATGCTCACCAACTTCTCCACCGTCTACAAGCGCCTTCAGCGTCTGAAGGAGCTCGAGCTCATCGACTTCGAGGACGTGGCCGCCTCCGGCCTCACCAAGAAGGAGCTCCTGGTTCTCTCCCGCGAGAAGGCCAAGCTGGAGAAGACCCTCGGTGGTATCCGCGAGATGCAGAAGGTGCCGAGCGCCGTCTGGGTCGTCGACACCAAGAAGGAGCACATCGCCGTCGGTGAGGCGCGCAAGCTCCACATCCCGGTCGTCGCGATCCTCGACACCAACTGCGACCCCGACGAGGTCGACTACAAGATTCCGGGCAACGACGACGCGATCCGCTCCGTCACCCTGCTCACCCGCGTGATCGCCGACGCCGTCGCCGAGGGCCTCATCGCCCGCTCCGGCGCCGCGACCGGCGACTCGAAGCCGGGCGAGAAGGCCGCCGGCGAGCCCCTCGCCGAGTGGGAGCGTGACCTGCTCGAGGGCGACAAGAAGGCCGACGCCGAGGTCCAGTCCTCCGCCGAGACCGAGAAGGACGCCGACGCCGACGCCAAGCCGGAGGCCATCGCCGCCGAGCAGGCCGAGGCCGAGGCCCCGGCCGCGGACGCCGAGCAGGCCTGACACCCGTCACGGCAGAAGACGGCGGGGGCCGGTGCCTCCAGGGTCTGTTCCCGAACAGGCCCTGGCACCGCCCCCGCCGTCCACCCGTAGATCTTTCAGACTTCGAGAGAGAAACACAGACTCATGGCGAACTACACCGCCGCTGACGTCAAGAAGCTCCGTGAGCTCACCGGCGCCGGCATGATGGACTGCAAGAAGGCGCTCGACGAGGCCGACGGCAACGTCGACGGAGCCGTCGAGGCGCTGCGCATCAAGGGCCAGAAGGGCGTCGCCAAGCGCGAGGGCCGTTCCGCCGAGAACGGCGCGGTCGTCTCCCTCGTCTCCGAGGACAAGACGTCCGGCGTCCTGGTCGAGCTGAAGTGCGAGACCGACTTCGTCGCCAAGGGTGACAAGTTCCAGGCCGTCGCCAACGCCCTGGCCGCGCACGTCGCCGCGACCTCCCCGGCCGACCTGGAGGCGCTGCTCGCCTCCGAGATCGAGCCCGGCAAGACCGTCCAGGCGTACGTGGACGAGGCCAACGCCAACCTCGGCGAGAAGATCGTCCTGGACCGCTTCGCGCAGTTCCAGGGTGCCTTCGTCTCCGTCTACATGCACCGCACCATGCCCGACCTGCCGCCGCAGATCGGTGTCATGGTCGAGCTGGACAAGGCCGACGCCGAGCTGGCCAAGGGCATCGCCCAGCACATCGCCGCCTTCGCGCCGAAGTACCTCTCCCGCGAGGACGTCCCGGCCGAGGTCGTCGAGGCCGAGCGCCGCGTCGCCGAGGAGACCACCCGCGCCGAGGGCAAGCCCGAGGCCGCCCTCCCGAAGATCGTCGAGGGTCGCGTCAACGGCTTCTTCAAGGAGGCCACCCTCCTCGGCCAGCCGTACGCGCTGGACAACAAGAAGTCGGTCCAGAAGGTTCTGGACGAGGCCGGTGTCACCCTGAAGCGCTTCTCGCGCATCAAGGTCGGCATCTGAGTCCGTCCGCGAAAAACGGCGGACCCGGTAGGGTCTGGTGCAGTCGACGGCCGCACACCGCCGTACGACCGCAGATCTGACGAGGAGGCCATTGCCGCTGAGGGACACCAGACCCACCGGCAATGGCCTTCTTCGTATGTGCACGAGGAGAATCCCCATGAACAAGGGCGCGGACGCCGCCAAGGACGACCACAAGCGCGAGGACGGCAAGGTGCCCGGACGCTTCATGCTGAAGCTGTCCGGAGAGGCGTTCGCCGGCGGCGGGGGCCTCGGCGTCGACCCCGATGTCGTGCACGCCATCGCCCGCGAGATCGCCGCGGTCGTCCGGGACGGCGCGCAGATCGCGATCGTCATCGGCGGCGGCAACTTCTTCCGCGGCGCCGAGCTCCAGCAGCGGGGCATGGACCGGGCCCGCTCCGACTACATGGGCATGCTCGGCACCGTGATGAACTGCCTCGCCCTCCAGGACTTCCTGGAGAAGGAGGGCATCGACTCCCGCGTCCAGACCGCCATCACCATGGGCCAGGTCGCGGAGCCGTACATCCCGCTGCGGGCCGTGCG is a genomic window of Streptomyces sp. NBC_00708 containing:
- the dprA gene encoding DNA-processing protein DprA — protein: MTDRGGAGLVYGADAGAAGGAGEPERLARAALTRVLEPGDERGGRWLRECGAVELWRRIRDPAGEAERLSGMTVRRLAGYRLRAAGAAPERDLAAVAAVGGRFVCPGDREWPTQLDDLGDARPTGLWVRGGPDLRLWALRSVAVVGARACTPYGAHMATTLGAGLAERGWVVVSGAAFGVDGAAHRGALAAGGATVAVLACGVDVPYPRGHAELIGRVAGQGLVIGELPPSEHPTRSRFILRNRVIAALTRGTVVVEAEYRSGSLVTARVAQRLGRFTMGVPGPATSGLSAGVHELLRGDGVLVTDAAEVAELVGDMGDLAPSRRGPVLARDLLDAVAGRVLDALPARTAVDAREVARAAGTSADEALGKLYELHSLGFVEREAEGWRLTRRPTCGGDARRGGS
- the whiG gene encoding RNA polymerase sigma factor WhiG yields the protein MPQHTSGSDRAAVPPAARGTVRPPAPSSLDELWRSYKTTGDGRLREQLILHYSPLVKYVAGRVSVGLPSNVEQADFVSSGVFGLIDAIEKFDIERAIKFETYAITRIRGAMIDELRALDWIPRSVRQKARAVERAYATLEAQLRRTPSEAEVAAEMEVTLDELHAVFSQLSLANVVALEELLHVGGEGGDRLSLMDTLEDTAADDPVEVAEDRELRRLLARAINTLPDREKTVVTLYYYEGLTLAEIGNVLGVTESRVSQIHTKSVLQLRAKLADAGR
- a CDS encoding TetR/AcrR family transcriptional regulator, whose product is MAEHRTMQRGALLDAARSLLSEGGTEALTFPALAERTGLARSSVYEYFRSRAAVVEELCAVDFPVWAAEVESAMERAGAPEEKIEAYVRCQLDLVGDRRHRAVVAISASELDAGAREKIRAAHGGLIAMIVEALGDLGHEEPRLAAMLLQGSVDAAVRRIELSVAEEPGIIADTAVAMILDGVRGAGARTRD
- the rpsB gene encoding 30S ribosomal protein S2 yields the protein MAVVTMRELLESGVHFGHQTRRWNPKMKRFIFTERNGIYIIDLLQSLSYIDRAYEFVKETVAHGGSIMFVGTKKQAQEAIAEQATRVGMPYVNQRWLGGMLTNFSTVYKRLQRLKELELIDFEDVAASGLTKKELLVLSREKAKLEKTLGGIREMQKVPSAVWVVDTKKEHIAVGEARKLHIPVVAILDTNCDPDEVDYKIPGNDDAIRSVTLLTRVIADAVAEGLIARSGAATGDSKPGEKAAGEPLAEWERDLLEGDKKADAEVQSSAETEKDADADAKPEAIAAEQAEAEAPAADAEQA
- the tsf gene encoding translation elongation factor Ts, whose amino-acid sequence is MANYTAADVKKLRELTGAGMMDCKKALDEADGNVDGAVEALRIKGQKGVAKREGRSAENGAVVSLVSEDKTSGVLVELKCETDFVAKGDKFQAVANALAAHVAATSPADLEALLASEIEPGKTVQAYVDEANANLGEKIVLDRFAQFQGAFVSVYMHRTMPDLPPQIGVMVELDKADAELAKGIAQHIAAFAPKYLSREDVPAEVVEAERRVAEETTRAEGKPEAALPKIVEGRVNGFFKEATLLGQPYALDNKKSVQKVLDEAGVTLKRFSRIKVGI
- the pyrH gene encoding UMP kinase, whose translation is MNKGADAAKDDHKREDGKVPGRFMLKLSGEAFAGGGGLGVDPDVVHAIAREIAAVVRDGAQIAIVIGGGNFFRGAELQQRGMDRARSDYMGMLGTVMNCLALQDFLEKEGIDSRVQTAITMGQVAEPYIPLRAVRHLEKGRVVIFGAGMGMPYFSTDTTAAQRALEIDAEALLMGKNGVDGVYDSDPKTNPAAVKFDALEYSEVLARDLKVADATAITLCRDNELPILVFELTATGNIARAVKGEKIGTLVSDQDTRA